The following is a genomic window from Amycolatopsis cihanbeyliensis.
AACGCCCCCGGCACCGGCCCACACCACCGAGCAGGCGACAGGAGCCACCCCACGATGACCGGCACCCCGCGCCTTTCCGACCCGCTGCCACTGCCGTGCGGGCAGACCCTGCGCAACCGCATCATGAAATCCGCCCTCAGCGAAGCACTCGCCGACCCGGCGCACGCCCCGTCCACCGAACTCGAGACGCTCTACCGAAGGTGGGGCGTCGGCGGTTACGGGCTCGTCGTGACCGGCAACGTCATGGTCGACCACCGCCAACTCGGCGAACCGGGCAACGTCGTCATCGAGGACAAACGCGACCTCGCCGCGCTGACCCGCTGGGCCGCGGCCTGCCACGACGGCGGCACCCCGATCTGGATGCAGCTCAACCACCCCGGACGCCAGGCCAACGCCCTGGCCGGCCGTAGGCGGCCCGTCGCCCCCAGCGCCACCGCGGCGAAAGTGCCCGGTGCCGTCACCCCCCGCGCGCTCAGCGGCGCCGAGATCGAGGACCTCATCGACCGCTTCGCCACCACCGCCGCGGTCGCCGAGACCGCGGGCTTCGACGGCATCCAGATCCACGCCGCCCACGGCTACCTCATCGCCCAGTTCCTGTCCCCGCTGGCCAACCAGCGCACCGACGACTGGGGCGGCGACCCCACCCGGCGGCTCCGGTTCCTGCTGGAGATCGTGCGCCGCATCCGGGTCACCGTCGGCCCCGGCTTCGCCGTCGGCATCAAACTCAACTCCGCCGACTTCCAGCGCGGCGGATTCTCCGAAACCGAATCGCGCGACGTCGTGGCCCGCCTCGCCCAGGAAGGTCTCGACCTCATCGAGATCAGCGGCGGCAGCTACGAAGCACCCGCCATGATGGGCACCACCCGTTCAGCCAGCACCCTGGCCCGCGAGGCCTACTTCCTCGACTACGCCCAGACCGTGCGCCACCTCGCCCGCGACGTGCCGCTGGCCGTCACCGGCGGCTTCCGCTCGCACGCCGCCATGGCCACCGCCATCGCCCACCGCACCTGCGACCTCATCGGACTCGGCCGACCCACCTGCACCACCCCGGACGCCGCGAACATCCTCCTTCAACCCAACCAGACCCAGTTGCCCGTTCGTACCGTGCGCTTCGGTCTCCGCCGCACCCTCGGACTCGTCGCCGACCTCAAGACCCTCGACGGAGCACTGGACCTGCAATGGCACACCGACCAACTGCACCGCCTCGCAGGCGGCGCCGAACCCGATCCAGGCCGGCCACGATGGAAAACCCTCGTGGCCATGCTCAACCGCAACGGGCTCGCCGCCTTCCGCCGCCAACGCCAGTAGCGCCGATCACCCACGACCGGACGTGAGCAGCCAGCTGAAAAGCGCACCGGTTATCCGCAACAGCAGGCGTGCCGCCGCGGCCAAGACGCCTGGTTCGTACGTCGGAACGTCACATCCTTCGAAACTGTCATAGCGACAGCGCCGAACACGCAAGAACTCGCCACCGAGGAAATGCCACGAAACATGACTACGGTGGGGCGACGCGGTGTGGCGCCGGGGACACCGCCTGACACCGGCCGGAGTGACGGCAGAGCATGATGCCTGAGCGCTCGCTGTTGTCGTCCCAGTCGACCACATGGCTGCTCACGATGTTGACCATCCCGTCGATGATCGCGGGGCCACTTCGCTCCAGTGCCCGCAATGCGGTTGTGACGACCGCCTCCGGTTCCCGGCATTGTCGGTCTTGTTGGGCGGTCTCCGTGGCCCGGAAACCCGAGGCGACCACCACATCAGCGTCGGCTTTCGATAGCAATTCCGGTTGTGCCGCGGGCGCCCCGGACGCGGCTCGTCAGCCAGCCCGGCCAGGCCGTGCTCGATGAACCGACCCCGCCACGTACCCACCGTCGGCACCGACACCCCCAGCGCGGCAGCCACGCCCTTGTTGAACGCACCAGGCTCCGCACATGCCAGAACAATCCGGCAGCGCAACGCATACGCCTACGTCGACGTCGCCGCCCGCACCCCACGCACCAGTTCCCGACGGTCGGCCTCGGTCACCGTCAACTCGGCTGTCAAGTGCGCGATCGACCAGTTCTTCGAGGGCTTGTGGCCGAATGTCTGTCAAGCCCAGCGACCACTTCGTAGATCGACACGTTGATCCCGGCTGTCCGCCCCGCATGACCAGCGCCAGCACGCACGCTGGTGTTCGGCTGCCTGGCTGGGGCGCTCAAACCGTGCCGACTTCGAACCGCCGGTGATCGCGCTTCAGCTGTCCACAGGAGACTACGGCTTCAGCACGCCGGGCCAGAGGTATTTGTCCGCGGGAACTGTCCCGTTGCGGAACCATTCCTGGAAGAAGCCGCTGGGGTGCTGTCCGGTGATCTGCTCTGCGAACGCTGACCCGAACCGATCCTCCGCGGTTGTTCCGGGCACCAACGCGAGCCCGTGGGCGGTAGCAAGCCAGGTGGCCGCCTACACGAGGTGTTGTTGCACTCGGTCGATGGTGAGTGTACAGTCACTCACGTGAACGAGGAACGAGCGACACTGTCTACCTCCGAGGCCCGCCGGGAGACCGTCGTGACCAGCGCCGTGACGGTGTTCGCGCAGGGCGGGTACGCCGGCACGCCCATCACGGCGGTCGCCGAGCACGCGCGGATCTCACCCGCGTATGTGTTCAAGCTGTTTACCGGCAAGGTTTCACTGTTCGTCGCGGCACTGGAGCGGTGTTACGAACGGATCCTTGGCGCACTCGAAGACGGGGCCGCGCAGGCCACGACACAGACCCCGGCAGGCGTACTGCATGCGATGGGCGAGGCTTACGCCGCCTTGATCGCAGATCGGGATCTGCTGATGCTCCAGGTCCACGCCCAGGCCACCACCGACATACCGGAGATCGCCGAGGCTGTCCGGGATGGCACGGCCCGCATCACCTCGTTGGCCACCAGCCGTTCCCGCGCGAGCGCGGCGCAGGTGCAGCGGTTCGTCGCTTATGGACAACTGTGCCACCTGCTGACCACACTCGACGCCTTCAGCGTCGACGAGCCGTGGGCGGCCACGCTGACCGACGGCGTCCGACACCACCCCGCGGAAGGAGGTGAGCAGACATGACCCGCACCGCAGCGCGATGGATCGCACTCATGCCGCTGGCAGTTCTCGACGTCATCATGTTCGTCGCCTGGAACTGACCAACCCCCGCCCGCGGTTCGACGGCGGGCGCTTCTTTTGACCGCAGAAGTGATTGACCAATCACTCACGTTTCGAGGAGTATTCCATGACCCAGAAAGCCCACAGCCGCACCCCCGTTCCCGGCGAACTCGTCGCCTGGCGAACCACGCTCGCGGTCCTCGTTATCGCCGCCGTACTGATGCTCGGCGCGTGGAACTAGCAGACCGTCCAGCACGGCGATCGACAGTATCGACCCACCCCAGGAGAGCACCCATGAGCAGCAGCACAGACCTGCACGTCGTACTCGGCGCCGGGCCGGCGGGTACCTCGCGCGGACCTGGCACCGGAGCGGCCGAGGCCGGGTAAGAGTGATTCGGACGTTGGTTGAACGGAGCCCGGAGCCGTTGTCTTCGAGACAGGCGCCGGGCTCCGGTCTGCGGTGGGTGTGTGACCGCCCCGCCGTCCGGTCAGCGGCTGAGGAATTCCTATGGGCTGGGGCGCCTTGACTACGAACTGTCGGCCTGATGCCCAGTCACGGTCGCCGAGTTCTCAGAGTTCTCCCAGAAGTGTTCCGAGAATGCTCAGACTGCCCCGGCAGGGTCGTGAGCATGACAAACATCGACCTACAAGGGCTGACCAAACGGTACGGGCCGGACACGGTGGTGGACGACGTATCGTTCACCGTCGAACCCGGGCAGGTGACCGGCTTTCTCGCCCCGAACGGCGCAGGCAAGTCCACGACCATGAAGATGATGTCGGTCTGGCCGCCCCGACCCAGGGTTCGGTCACGATCGGCGACCGGCATTACGGTGACCTGCCCGCACCGCTGACCGAGGTAGGTGTGCTGCTCGGCGACTTCTTCTGGGCATCCGATCCGGCCGCCCGGCAGGACGGCGTTGGAACGAATGCCGTTCACTCCGCCTCCGATGGCCAGCACACGGCTGATCCGGGCGATCGCTCCTTTGCCCCGACACAGCCATGCGCGGCATCGCCAACCGCCACCACGTGACCCCCACGCCGGACAGACATGCGGACCCGGTCCGCCCCATCGAAGTACAGTCCGGATCGGCATTCGCGGCCGCGAACCACTCCTGGATCCGTCTTCGGGGCGCCGCCGCCAGCACTTGACCTCAACCCGAGTCGAGGTTCTACGGTCATGGTCGACTGGCGCGGGAGTCCCCACAGAGTTCAAGGAGCAGGTAGTGATCGTCACCATCGCCAACGTCGCCGACCCCGATCGGTTCCTGAACGTCTTCGAGACCGTCGGCGCGGAGAAGCGGCGGGAGCACGGCTGCCGAGGCGCCTGGGTCTATTTCGATCCCGACGACACGCACCGGGTGTGGTCCGTCTTCGACTGGGACGCGAAGGACTACGACAAGTTCCTCGCGGACCCTGAGATCCCGGCCATCGCACGAGAGCTCGGGATCGAGGCGCCGCCCGTACACGCCGTCGCCGCGACCGAACTCGACGCCTGACCACTACGCAGGAAGAGGTTTCGACATGGGATGGGACCGGAACACGCCACGTACCTGCCGTCGTCCCCGGTAGTCGCTGCGCAGAGACCGGTGGACGGGTGACCGCGGTCGGCGGCGGGGGTACCGACCTCTCGGTCGTGGTCGAGCACGCGCGCGGCGAGCTGGGCCGGGCGACGCCGTGGAGGTCGGGTGCGAGTCGTATCGGACGGACACGATGGCGGCCTCGGTCCGCGCCGAGGTCAACGGCGGCATGGTCACCACGGTGGCGGCTCGACCGCAGCGGACCCGGTTGGAGTGGCTGTTGTGGGTCGATCCGGCGAGCGGGCGCAGCGAGTTCGACCGGTCGAAGGACTCGGTGCGGGCGGCGACGTGGGGCAAGTTCAAGGACCGCTTGGCGCATCTGGCCGGTTGGGATGCGCTGGCCGACCGAGCAAGGGATGATCCCGCTCCACTCGACACCACCGAGTGACCCACATGTCCGCCAGCCCGGAGAGCCGAAGCCCACACGCTCGGAGATCACGACGACCGTTGACACTGGTACGTACTCGACCACCTGCGCGACCGGCACGCCCGCTGTTCGGCATGGGCACCAACACCGCCGGCTGGGTTCCGGCTCCGCAAAGGGCCGCCCGCCAGAGCTCGACCCCGCAGTCACCCGGGCCGGCTACGCCTGGGCCGCTCAAACCTCACCGTTGCGGAAAGCCGCGGCTCACGACACACACGGTCGCATGCTGATGTTGTACGAACCGCACAGCGCTGAGCTGCCGGATCTCCAGCTAAGCAGGAGTCGCGACGGCTGCTGACGCGCTCCACGTGCCACGGACCGGCGCCTCCACCCCCGCGCCATCCCATCCGACCCAACTCCCCACCGCGGCTTCGCCCGACTTCGGCAAGACGTAGTCGCGCACGTGCAACCGACACCTCCTGACTGTCTACAGTGCACGCTGAGGACGCTCCTCCAAGTGGAGCAACGAACCACACCGGCACGCCCACAGGATTTTCACCATAATCGCGTCTCACGAAAATAACCGGATACACGGTACCGGTGGTCGCCGAGACGGTGTCCTCGGAGATCCCGGCACCTCGTTCGCCCCCGCAACCGGCTCTGACGCCGCGCACGACCTGCGGGGCGAACCTGGCCCCGGCAGGCCGAACCCGGCGTGTCAGTACCGCTTACACCGTTCACCGGCCCGGGGGCGTGGATGTCAAGGAGGCCCAAGACTTCTCGAATCGTCGTTGCTCGCCCGACGACTCTTGTTGATCGTGAGTATCCCGGGTAACCGGGAACCAACACAAGGAGGAAATCGTGGAGAAGGATCTGTACGAGCCGCCGACCATGGAGAACATCGGCTCCTATGACGAGGAGACCGGTAGCATCGTGGTGGTTATCGCGGACGGAACCTCGAACCGGGGCTGGTTCTGACGGACCGTCCAGTACCGGGGCGTGACGTACCGTCTGCTCGTCGGTGACGCCACGCCCCGGCCACTATCGCGCCTTGGGGGCACCCATGCTCGGAAGCAACCACTTCTTCGTCGTCCTCCCGGACACGGAAGTGGGTCCGGAGGTGGCACGGCTGCCCGCGCTCGCGGCGGATCTGCGGACGATCCGGTACCCGTCCGGCCGGCCCTGGATGGTCGGACGCTGGCGCGACGAGGAAATGCTCGCGGTACACACCGGCGACCGCGGGCTCGCCATCGTCGGTACCTTCGGGGCGGACCGCGCCGCGCTGCTCGCGCAGGCACGGGCCCTGCACGACCTCGACGCGCTGACCACCTTGCACCGGCGGTGGGCGGGCAGCTACCACCTGATCGGCTCGGTCCACGGGTACACCAGGGTCCAGGGCACGGCCTACGGGGTGCGGAGGGTGTACCACACCGAAATCGGCGGCACGGTGATCGCGGCCGACCGGGCCGCGGTGCTCGCGCGGCTGACCGGTGCCGACGTGAACCGATCGGCATTGGCCACCAGGCTGATGCTGCCGACCCCGTACCCGCTCAACCTGCTTCCGTCCTGGCACGGCGTCACCCCGGTACCGCCCGGGCACTACCTGCTGATGGGTGACCGGGCCGGCGCGCCGCTCCACCGGCGGTGGCACCGGCCACCGGAGCCGGGGCTGCCCGGTTCGCACGGCGCGGGGCGGGTGCGGGCCGAGCTGGCGACCGCGGTCGCCCTGCGCGCGGAGCCGGGGGGTGTGGTCGGCACGGACTTCTCCGGCGGCCACGACTCGACGTCGGTGGCGTTCCTGGCTTCCCGCCACCTGCCGCCGAAGGACCTGGTCGCCGTCACCGCGGTGGACGACGCGCGGACCAGCGCCGACGCTCGCTGGGCCCGGCGGGCGGCTGCGCATCTGCCCGGTGTGCGGCACGAGGTGCTCGACGGCGCACGACTTCCGAAGTTCTACGAGGATGTGTTCGACGGCGAGGACCGCTTCGACGCTCCCTCGGCGACGGTCACCGTCCGGAACCGGATCACCGCCACCGCCCGGTGCGCCCGCGAGTTCGGTGCGCGCACCCTGCTCACCGGCTTCGGCGGCGACCTGCTCTTTCTCGGCCTGCCCGCCCACTACCACTCCCTGTTGCTGCGGCGACCGTTGCTGAGCTGGCAGCGGCTGCGGGGCTACCGGGCGCTGTTCTCCTGGAAGTGGAAGGACACCCTGCGGGCACTGGTGGATCGCCGCGACTTCGCCACCGCGCTGGCTTCGGTCGATCCGCGCAACACGGAGGCGATGACCTACCGCACCGTGCGACTGGACTGGCTCTACCCGCCCCGGCTGCCGGCCTGGATCACCGAGGAGGCGATCGGGTTGATCGAGCGGGAACTCACCGCGGCCGACGGTACCGCCCCGCTGGGTCCCACCCGCGGCAGGC
Proteins encoded in this region:
- a CDS encoding asparagine synthase-related protein codes for the protein MLGSNHFFVVLPDTEVGPEVARLPALAADLRTIRYPSGRPWMVGRWRDEEMLAVHTGDRGLAIVGTFGADRAALLAQARALHDLDALTTLHRRWAGSYHLIGSVHGYTRVQGTAYGVRRVYHTEIGGTVIAADRAAVLARLTGADVNRSALATRLMLPTPYPLNLLPSWHGVTPVPPGHYLLMGDRAGAPLHRRWHRPPEPGLPGSHGAGRVRAELATAVALRAEPGGVVGTDFSGGHDSTSVAFLASRHLPPKDLVAVTAVDDARTSADARWARRAAAHLPGVRHEVLDGARLPKFYEDVFDGEDRFDAPSATVTVRNRITATARCAREFGARTLLTGFGGDLLFLGLPAHYHSLLLRRPLLSWQRLRGYRALFSWKWKDTLRALVDRRDFATALASVDPRNTEAMTYRTVRLDWLYPPRLPAWITEEAIGLIERELTAADGTAPLGPTRGRHIELAALDIAAEDFAVLDDLTRRAGIPAAAPYLDDHVVDAALSVRVEDRTSPFAYKGLLTEAMRGILPEEMTERETKSGSANAPSLRRQRARLATIWDDSALGALELIDPERVRALCATPDAKDMADNGLDTTLACEAWARTALPERVLPG
- a CDS encoding NADH:flavin oxidoreductase/NADH oxidase family protein is translated as MTGTPRLSDPLPLPCGQTLRNRIMKSALSEALADPAHAPSTELETLYRRWGVGGYGLVVTGNVMVDHRQLGEPGNVVIEDKRDLAALTRWAAACHDGGTPIWMQLNHPGRQANALAGRRRPVAPSATAAKVPGAVTPRALSGAEIEDLIDRFATTAAVAETAGFDGIQIHAAHGYLIAQFLSPLANQRTDDWGGDPTRRLRFLLEIVRRIRVTVGPGFAVGIKLNSADFQRGGFSETESRDVVARLAQEGLDLIEISGGSYEAPAMMGTTRSASTLAREAYFLDYAQTVRHLARDVPLAVTGGFRSHAAMATAIAHRTCDLIGLGRPTCTTPDAANILLQPNQTQLPVRTVRFGLRRTLGLVADLKTLDGALDLQWHTDQLHRLAGGAEPDPGRPRWKTLVAMLNRNGLAAFRRQRQ
- a CDS encoding TetR/AcrR family transcriptional regulator codes for the protein MTSAVTVFAQGGYAGTPITAVAEHARISPAYVFKLFTGKVSLFVAALERCYERILGALEDGAAQATTQTPAGVLHAMGEAYAALIADRDLLMLQVHAQATTDIPEIAEAVRDGTARITSLATSRSRASAAQVQRFVAYGQLCHLLTTLDAFSVDEPWAATLTDGVRHHPAEGGEQT